ACCGTACCCTTTATGAAAGAAGTGAGCTACCCCTTGGGCGTCATGGGCTTCATCATTTTGAGTTACTTAGTCATCGTAGGTAGCAGTAACGCGGTGAACTTAACCGATGGCCTAGATGGTTTAGTCATCATGCCCGTGATTTTGGTGGGCGCTGCACTAGGAGCCTTTGCCTATGTTATGGGTAACTCAATCTACGCGAAGTATTTGCTATTTCCTCATATTCCGGGTGCCGGTGAACTATTAATCTTTTGTGGAGCAATGGGTGGTGCAGGCCTAGCATTTCTTTGGTACAACGCGCATCCCGCCCAAGTTTTTATGGGTGACGTAGGCGCTCTCGCTCTGGGCGGCGCCCTAGGAACCATCGCAGTCATTGTTCGTCAAGAGATTGTTCTCTTTGTGATGGGCGGGATTTTCGTTGCTGAAACAGTCTCGGTGATGATGCAAGTTCTATGGTTCAAGTTCACCAAAAAATATTATGGTGAAGGACGACGTATTTTCCGGATGGCGCCTTTGCATCATCATTTTGAACTTGGCGGATGGCGCGAGACGCAAGTAGTTGTGCGTTTTTGGATCATTACGATTTTGTTGGTACTCGTTGGCTTGTCAAGCCTTAAGTTACGGTGAGAAACGATTAATACGATGAACCAGCGCTTACTTTACCCATTTAGTTCCAGCCATGGCGATGAGTTCGCCAGACTAACTTCACCACAAATCCTAATTGTGGGTTTAGGTGAATCTGGCTATGCCATGGCGAAGTGGTGCTTAAGCCAGGGCGCACAAGTACAACTTGCTGATACACGCCCTCTCTCGAAGCTAAATTCACAACAACAAACTTGGCTTAGTGAGCTTAAGGATGAGGGACTCAAGTCCTTTACCCCTGAAGTAAGCGATTGGAAGGGATTGCTCGAGCAAGCTGATATTTTAGGAATCAGCCCTGGCTTATCGCCACTGCAAGAGCCCGCTAATTCATTTTTAGCCATCTGCGAGGAGCGCAAGATCCCTGTTTGGAGCGAAATCGAATTTTTTGCTCGCTCACTTGCTGCTTTGAGTCGGATGGCTTTAGAAGCTGACACGAAGTATCAGCCTAACATTCTGGCAATCACTGGTACCAATGGCAAAACAACCACGAGCGCATTAACGGCTCAGATTTGTGAACGAGCAGGTCGCCGTGTTGCTTTGGCTGGCAATATTAGTCCAGCCGCTCTTGAAAAATTGAGTAGTGCATTGAATGAGGCAGATAGTTTTGCTGATTTGCCTCACATCTGGGTATTGGAGTTATCGAGTTTTCAGTTGCACTTTACCCACACTCTGAATCCAACAGCCGCAACCATTCTTAATCTCTCGCAGGATCACTTAGATTGGCATGGCGATATGAAGTCCTATGCTGCTGCGAAGGCTCGCATTTTAGGAAGGGATTCAGTTTTAGTTCTAAATCGAGATGATTTACTAGTGAATGAAGTATTTAGTCATACAGTCGATCATAAGGTTATCTCTTTTGGAAGTGACACGCCAACGGAGAGTGACTCATTTGGTATTGAGCGTGATTTAAATGGTGGTGGAATCGATTGGTTGGTTTGGGCGGAGCCTGACGAAGCGACCCAAGCGATGGAGCAGGAGGAGGCGCAAGAGGGATTCATAAAGCGTCGCCGTCGTAGGAAAAATAATGCGTATGAAGAGGCAGATACCTTACGACTCAAGCGGTTAATTCCAGCAGATGCGCTTCGTATTCGAGGTCGACACAATGCCCTCAATGCACTTGCCGCACTTGCTCTTGCCCGTGCTGCAGGTTTAGGGATTAGCTTACTTTTACATGGCTTACGTGAGTACCAGGGCGAACCGCATCGGGTTCAAACCATTGCTGTGATTCAAGATGTGGAATACATTGACGATAGTAAGGGTACCAATGTGGGAGCAACCGTTGCTGCATTGATGGGCCTAGGGGCTGCCTCAGGCCAAAAAAATATATGGCTCATTGCGGGCGGTGATGGAAAAGGCCAAGATTTTGCTCCCTTATCTGAACCGATCGATCGATTTGTAAAAGGCCTCATCGTGATAGGCCGTGATGGCCCAGCCATTAAGTCAGTATGCTCAAGCGCGATCAGCCGAGGCAATTTACAAGTGATCGATGCAAAGGATTTGGAGTCAGCTGTTCAGTCGGCAGCTCAATATGCATCAGCGGGTGACCTTGTTTTGTTATCTCCGGCGTGTGCGAGCTTTGATATGTTTAAAAACTATCAACACCGTGCGGACGTGTTTGTGGATGCTGTTCATGAACTCGCGAATCAATGGAGTAATAGTCCCAATGAACATCTAGGGGCATCGGCATGAATATTCGTCAGAACCGTTTTTGGAATATCTCGCGCGAAGGCTTTGATGGCTTTCGTTCTGGATTACGAGACGCGGTATCCGGCGTTGAGCAAACTCGATCGCGCATGATGGAATATGACCAATTACTAGTTTGGGCAGTTTTATCCCTGAGTCTTATTGGATTGGTCATGGTTTATTCGGCCTCGATTACCTTGGCAGATGGTCCCAAATATGCCAACTACAGTAGTAATCACTTTTTGATTCGGCATTTGATCTCGCTTGGAATTGCGGTGTTTGTTGGGTTTTGGGTCTTTAAGATTCCGGTGAAAACTTGGGATAAGTTGGCTCCCTATATTTTTGCAGTCACCATTTTGCTCTTAATTGCTGTTTTGATTCCTGGAATCGGTAAGGGTGTAAATGGAGCGCGGCGTTGGATTTCCTTGGGCGTGATGAATTTCCAACCATCCGAGCTGATGAAATTCGCCGTCATTATCTTTGCGGCCAGTTATACCGTCAAACGCCAGGAGCATCTGCACTCCTTTGTAAAGGGCTTCGTACCCATGGGTCTTGCAGTTGCCTTGGTTGGGCTATTGCTGATGCTTGAACCCGATATGGGAGCCCTCATGGTGATTGCCATCATTGCCATGGGCATTTTGTTCTTAGGCGGTATCAATGCCAAATTATTTGCTGGCTTAACGATTGTAGGTGTTGTGATTGTGGCGACCGTGATCGCATTATCCGAGTTTAGGCGTCAGCGCATTTTTGCATTCTTAGATCCTTGGCAAGCCGAGCATGCTGCGCGCAAGGGTTATCAATTGGTTCACTCCTTGATGGCCTTTGGACGTGGTGAATGGTTTGGTGTTGGTTTGGGAGGTAGTGTTGAGAAGTTGCATTACTTACCTGAAGCGCACACCGACTTCATCTTGGCTGTGATTGGGGAAGAACTCGGTTTTGTGGGTGTATTTGTAGTGATTCTGCTTTTTTATTGGGTCGTGCGTCGGGCATTTCTGATTGGGCGTACTGCATTGCAATTGGATCGTAGCTTTGCGGGCTTGTGCGCCAAAGGCATTGGTATTTGGATCGGTTGGCAAACGTTTATCAATATGGGTGTGAATTTAGGCATCTTGCCAACTAAAGGATTAACTTTACCGCTCGTAAGTTATGGGGGTTCAGCCATTTTGATGAATATGGTGGCTTTCGCGGTCTTATTAAAGATTGATTACGAGAACCGAATTTTGATGCGCGGAGGTAAGCTATGACCCTCGTTACGCGCTCTGTTTTAGTCATGGCCGGGGGAACGGGTGGACATATTTTCCCGGGATTAGCCGTTGCAGAGTATTTGCGTAAGCAGGGTTGGTCCGTGTCGTGGATGGGCAACCCTAGTGGTATGGAATATCGCTTAGTACCTGCAAAAGGATTTACTTTTGAGGGCGTGCAATTTGGCGGCTTGCGGGGCAAGGGAATGCTGACAAAGCTGCTGATGCCCTTTCGGTTGGTGCGCGCCATGATGCAAAGCTGGAAAATTTTGCGTCGCTTGAAGCCAAGTGTGGTGTTAGGTATGGGGGGCTATATCACCTTCCCAGGGGGTTTAGTGAGCTACTTAATGGGTCGGCCTTTGGTGCTGCATGAGGCCAACTCGGTAGCTGGAAGTGCAAACCGAGTGTTGGCACGATTTGCTGACCGAGTCCTCACTGGATTTCCGCACACACTCGAACATGGCCAGTGGGTGGGTAATCCGATTCGAGGGAGCTTTGAAGTGCTGGGTGATTGTAAGGCGCGCTATGCAATGCGTCAGGGCCCACTGCATTTACTTGTGGTTGGTGGAAGTTTGGGGGCTGCCGCACTCAATACAGTGGTCCCAGAAGCGCTAGCCTTATTGCCAGACGATCAGCGTCCAAACGTGATGCATCAGACGGGTGAGCAGCATTTGGAAGCAGTGACTAAAAAATATCAACAATTGGGCGTCCGTGGCGAACTAAAGCCATTCATTGAGGACATGGCTGAGGCCTATGCCAAAGCTGATTTAGTGATTTGCCGTGCTGGTGCAATGACCGTAGCCGAGATCTCGGCTGCTGG
This DNA window, taken from Polynucleobacter sp. HIN5, encodes the following:
- the mraY gene encoding phospho-N-acetylmuramoyl-pentapeptide-transferase — encoded protein: MLLILAQWLQDDYGFFRVFSYITFRAVMATMTALLIGLVFGPWVIRKLTMMKVDQAVRTDGPQSHLAKVGTPTMGGILILIGIFISCILWADLSNRFIWIVMLVTFGFGAIGWVDDYRKVVYKNPKGMPSKEKFFWQTLIGLFAAIYLAFSVSEVNNLKVLQLFMSWVESGFSLDLPAKSNLTVPFMKEVSYPLGVMGFIILSYLVIVGSSNAVNLTDGLDGLVIMPVILVGAALGAFAYVMGNSIYAKYLLFPHIPGAGELLIFCGAMGGAGLAFLWYNAHPAQVFMGDVGALALGGALGTIAVIVRQEIVLFVMGGIFVAETVSVMMQVLWFKFTKKYYGEGRRIFRMAPLHHHFELGGWRETQVVVRFWIITILLVLVGLSSLKLR
- the murD gene encoding UDP-N-acetylmuramoyl-L-alanine--D-glutamate ligase; translation: MNQRLLYPFSSSHGDEFARLTSPQILIVGLGESGYAMAKWCLSQGAQVQLADTRPLSKLNSQQQTWLSELKDEGLKSFTPEVSDWKGLLEQADILGISPGLSPLQEPANSFLAICEERKIPVWSEIEFFARSLAALSRMALEADTKYQPNILAITGTNGKTTTSALTAQICERAGRRVALAGNISPAALEKLSSALNEADSFADLPHIWVLELSSFQLHFTHTLNPTAATILNLSQDHLDWHGDMKSYAAAKARILGRDSVLVLNRDDLLVNEVFSHTVDHKVISFGSDTPTESDSFGIERDLNGGGIDWLVWAEPDEATQAMEQEEAQEGFIKRRRRRKNNAYEEADTLRLKRLIPADALRIRGRHNALNALAALALARAAGLGISLLLHGLREYQGEPHRVQTIAVIQDVEYIDDSKGTNVGATVAALMGLGAASGQKNIWLIAGGDGKGQDFAPLSEPIDRFVKGLIVIGRDGPAIKSVCSSAISRGNLQVIDAKDLESAVQSAAQYASAGDLVLLSPACASFDMFKNYQHRADVFVDAVHELANQWSNSPNEHLGASA
- the ftsW gene encoding putative lipid II flippase FtsW, which translates into the protein MNIRQNRFWNISREGFDGFRSGLRDAVSGVEQTRSRMMEYDQLLVWAVLSLSLIGLVMVYSASITLADGPKYANYSSNHFLIRHLISLGIAVFVGFWVFKIPVKTWDKLAPYIFAVTILLLIAVLIPGIGKGVNGARRWISLGVMNFQPSELMKFAVIIFAASYTVKRQEHLHSFVKGFVPMGLAVALVGLLLMLEPDMGALMVIAIIAMGILFLGGINAKLFAGLTIVGVVIVATVIALSEFRRQRIFAFLDPWQAEHAARKGYQLVHSLMAFGRGEWFGVGLGGSVEKLHYLPEAHTDFILAVIGEELGFVGVFVVILLFYWVVRRAFLIGRTALQLDRSFAGLCAKGIGIWIGWQTFINMGVNLGILPTKGLTLPLVSYGGSAILMNMVAFAVLLKIDYENRILMRGGKL
- the murG gene encoding undecaprenyldiphospho-muramoylpentapeptide beta-N-acetylglucosaminyltransferase gives rise to the protein MTLVTRSVLVMAGGTGGHIFPGLAVAEYLRKQGWSVSWMGNPSGMEYRLVPAKGFTFEGVQFGGLRGKGMLTKLLMPFRLVRAMMQSWKILRRLKPSVVLGMGGYITFPGGLVSYLMGRPLVLHEANSVAGSANRVLARFADRVLTGFPHTLEHGQWVGNPIRGSFEVLGDCKARYAMRQGPLHLLVVGGSLGAAALNTVVPEALALLPDDQRPNVMHQTGEQHLEAVTKKYQQLGVRGELKPFIEDMAEAYAKADLVICRAGAMTVAEISAAGVAACFVPFPYAIDDHQTANARFLSDAKAAMLMSQTELDAATLANLILGLQREDLAEMAMKAQALAKFRATEEVASICEECAR